In one window of Gossypium arboreum isolate Shixiya-1 chromosome 4, ASM2569848v2, whole genome shotgun sequence DNA:
- the LOC108460057 gene encoding protein RALF-like 22, which translates to MNLRLSSALLTVFLALSALSSSSHATENWSRSMFWSKLQVRDRRLSSDQICHGPPGKCLEETDLDIHRRELSARKYISYAALRMNTVPCNQPGRSYYNCGIGQVANPYTRGCSVITRCRRFTA; encoded by the coding sequence ATGAATCTTCGTCTTTCTTCTGCTCTCCTCACCGTCTTTCTAGCCTTATCGGCGTTGTCATCGTCTTCCCATGCCACCGAGAATTGGAGCAGATCCATGTTCTGGAGCAAGCTCCAGGTCCGTGACCGACGTCTTTCCAGTGACCAAATATGTCATGGTCCTCCCGGCAAGTGCCTGGAAGAAACCGATTTGGATATACACCGCAGAGAATTAAGCGCAAGAAAGTACATTAGCTACGCCGCCTTAAGGATGAATACTGTTCCATGCAATCAACCAGGTCGATCCTACTATAATTGTGGCATTGGTCAAGTTGCTAATCCATACACTAGAGGGTGCAGCGTCATAACCCGTTGCCGTCGGTTCACTGCTTAA